From Streptomyces sp. NBC_00690, a single genomic window includes:
- a CDS encoding DUF2567 domain-containing protein yields MTAPLTPPHPPHRPSASGTPGDDPWQAPPSDQDSGPHEAAVLRDDIRDAVIVLFAVAVLGVGLGLLWLALAPNVPLISDGKAVFLRDSEGEEAVGADGTFALLGLAFGAVSAVGVFVFRRRGGIALVVALAIGGLLGALVAWGVGTWFGPTEDVVAHAKAVGAGVVFDAPLELNAKGALLAWPVAAMMVHLLLTALFGPRDPEPLPLPD; encoded by the coding sequence GTGACCGCACCGCTGACACCGCCGCACCCACCACACCGCCCGTCCGCATCCGGGACCCCGGGGGACGACCCCTGGCAGGCTCCGCCGAGCGATCAGGACTCGGGTCCGCACGAGGCGGCAGTACTGCGGGACGACATCCGTGATGCGGTGATCGTGTTGTTCGCCGTGGCCGTCCTGGGCGTCGGCCTCGGCTTGCTGTGGTTGGCCCTGGCCCCCAACGTGCCGCTCATCTCCGACGGCAAGGCGGTCTTCCTGCGGGACTCCGAGGGCGAGGAGGCGGTCGGTGCCGACGGTACGTTCGCGCTCCTCGGCCTGGCGTTCGGTGCGGTGAGCGCCGTGGGCGTGTTCGTGTTCCGCCGTCGTGGCGGCATCGCCCTGGTGGTGGCGCTGGCCATCGGCGGGCTCCTGGGCGCGCTTGTCGCCTGGGGGGTCGGCACCTGGTTCGGGCCGACGGAGGATGTCGTCGCCCATGCGAAGGCCGTGGGTGCGGGGGTGGTGTTCGACGCCCCGCTGGAGCTGAACGCCAAGGGTGCGCTCCTGGCGTGGCCGGTGGCCGCGATGATGGTGCACCTGCTGCTGACGGCGCTGTTCGGCCCCCGTGATCCGGAGCCGCTGCCGCTGCCCGACTGA
- the dnaE gene encoding DNA polymerase III subunit alpha, producing MTKPPFTHLHVHTQYSLLDGAARLKDMFAACNEMGMSHIAMTDHGNLHGAYDFFHQARKAGVTPIIGIEAYVAPESRRNKRKIKWGQPHQKRDDISGSGGYTHKTIWAANSTGLHNLFRLSSDAYKEGWLQKWPRMDKETIAQWSEGLIASTGCPSGELQTRLRLGQFDEALKAASEYQDIFGKERYFLELMDHGIEIERRVREGLLEIGKKLGIPPLVTNDSHYTYPHEAAAHDALLCIQTGKNVSDPDRFRFDGTGYYLKSTDEMYAVDSSDAWQEGCRNTLLVAEQVDVSGMFKAKNLMPKFDIPAGYTEITWFQEEVRVGMERRFPGGVPDDRQKQAEYEMDVIIKMGFPGYFLVVADFIMWAKNQGIAVGPGRGSAAGSIVSYAMGITDLDPIEHGLIFERFLNPERVSMPDVDIDFDERRRVEVIRYVTEKYGADKVAMIGTYGKIKAKNAIKDSARVLGYPYAMGDRLTKAMPADVLGKGIDLSGITDPAHPRYSEAGEIRGMYENEPDVKKVIDTAKGVEGLVRQMGVHAAGVIMSSETITDHAPVWVRHTDGVTITQWDYPQCESLGLLKMDFLGLRNLTIMDDAIKMVRSNKGIDLEMLALPLDDPTTYELLCRGDTLGVFQFDGGPMRSLLRLMKPDNFEDISAVSALYRPGPMGMNSHTNYALRKNKQQEITPIHPELEEPLKEVLDITHGLIVYQEQVQKAAQIIAGYSLGEADILRRVMGKKKPEELAANFTIFQAGARKNQYSDEAIQALWDVLVPFAGYAFNKAHSSAYGLVTYWTAYLKANYPAEYMAALLTSVKDDKDKSAVYLNECRRMGIKVLPPNVNESESNFAAQGDDVILFGLSAIRNVGTNVVDSIIRCRKSKGKYATFSDFLDKVEAVVCNKRTVESLIKAGAFDEMGHTRKGLVAHHEPMIDNVVAVKRKEAEGQFDLFGGMGGDDSADEPGFGLDVEFSDVEWEKSYLLAQEREMLGLYVSDHPLFGIEHVLSDKSDASISQLTGGEHADGAIVTIGGIISGLQRKMTKQGNAWAIATVEDLAGSIECMFFPATYQLVSTQLVEDTVVFVKGRLDKREDVPRLVAMELQVPDLSSAGTNAPVVVTIPTVKVTPPMVTRLGEILSHHRGNTEVRIKLQGPRTTTVLRLDRHRVQPDPALFGDLKVLLGPSCLAG from the coding sequence GTGACCAAGCCGCCCTTCACGCATCTGCACGTGCACACCCAGTACTCGCTGCTGGACGGTGCGGCGCGGCTGAAGGACATGTTCGCTGCCTGCAATGAGATGGGCATGTCGCACATCGCGATGACGGACCACGGAAACCTGCACGGGGCGTACGACTTCTTCCATCAGGCGAGGAAGGCCGGGGTGACGCCGATCATCGGGATCGAGGCGTACGTGGCCCCCGAGTCCCGGCGGAACAAGCGGAAGATCAAGTGGGGTCAGCCGCACCAGAAGCGCGATGACATCTCCGGTTCCGGTGGATACACGCACAAGACGATCTGGGCCGCGAACAGCACGGGACTGCACAATCTCTTCCGTCTCTCCTCCGACGCCTACAAGGAGGGGTGGTTGCAGAAGTGGCCGCGGATGGACAAGGAGACCATCGCCCAGTGGTCCGAAGGTCTCATCGCGTCCACCGGGTGTCCGTCGGGCGAGTTGCAGACCAGGCTGCGGCTGGGGCAGTTCGACGAAGCGCTGAAGGCGGCTTCGGAGTACCAGGACATCTTCGGCAAGGAGCGGTACTTCCTGGAGCTGATGGACCACGGCATCGAGATTGAGCGCCGGGTGCGGGAAGGTCTGCTGGAGATCGGGAAGAAGCTCGGCATCCCCCCGCTGGTGACGAACGACTCGCACTACACCTACCCGCACGAGGCCGCGGCGCACGACGCATTGCTGTGCATCCAGACCGGCAAGAACGTCTCCGATCCGGACCGCTTCCGGTTCGACGGCACGGGCTACTACCTGAAGTCCACGGACGAGATGTACGCGGTGGACTCCTCGGACGCCTGGCAGGAGGGGTGCCGCAACACGCTCCTGGTCGCGGAGCAGGTGGATGTCTCCGGCATGTTCAAGGCGAAGAACCTGATGCCGAAGTTCGACATCCCGGCCGGGTACACCGAGATCACCTGGTTCCAGGAAGAGGTCCGGGTCGGCATGGAGCGCCGATTCCCGGGCGGTGTGCCCGACGACCGCCAGAAGCAGGCGGAGTACGAGATGGACGTCATCATCAAGATGGGGTTCCCGGGGTACTTCCTGGTGGTCGCCGACTTCATCATGTGGGCGAAGAACCAGGGCATCGCCGTGGGCCCCGGCCGTGGTTCGGCGGCCGGCTCGATCGTGTCGTACGCGATGGGGATCACCGACCTCGACCCGATCGAGCACGGGCTGATCTTCGAGCGGTTCCTCAACCCCGAGCGCGTCTCCATGCCCGACGTTGACATCGACTTCGACGAGCGTAGGCGCGTCGAAGTGATCCGGTATGTGACCGAGAAGTACGGCGCCGACAAGGTCGCCATGATCGGAACCTACGGAAAGATCAAGGCGAAGAACGCCATCAAGGACTCCGCCCGGGTGCTGGGCTACCCGTACGCGATGGGCGACCGGCTGACCAAGGCCATGCCCGCCGACGTCCTGGGCAAGGGCATCGACCTCTCCGGCATCACCGACCCCGCCCACCCGCGGTACAGCGAGGCGGGCGAGATCCGGGGGATGTACGAGAACGAACCCGATGTGAAGAAGGTCATCGACACCGCGAAGGGCGTCGAGGGCCTGGTGCGGCAGATGGGTGTGCACGCCGCCGGCGTGATCATGTCCAGCGAGACCATCACCGACCACGCGCCGGTCTGGGTGCGGCACACCGACGGCGTCACCATCACCCAGTGGGACTATCCGCAGTGCGAGTCGCTCGGCTTGCTGAAGATGGACTTCCTGGGCCTGCGCAACCTCACCATCATGGACGACGCCATCAAGATGGTGCGGTCCAACAAGGGCATCGACCTGGAGATGCTGGCCCTGCCGCTGGACGACCCCACGACGTACGAACTGCTCTGCCGCGGTGACACGCTCGGCGTCTTCCAGTTCGACGGCGGCCCGATGCGCTCCCTGCTGCGGCTGATGAAGCCCGACAACTTCGAGGACATCTCCGCCGTCTCGGCCCTGTACCGCCCGGGCCCGATGGGAATGAACTCCCACACCAACTACGCGCTGCGAAAGAACAAGCAGCAGGAGATCACCCCGATCCATCCGGAGTTGGAGGAGCCTCTCAAGGAGGTTCTGGACATCACCCATGGATTGATCGTCTACCAGGAGCAGGTGCAGAAGGCCGCGCAGATCATCGCCGGCTACTCGCTGGGCGAGGCCGACATCCTCCGCCGGGTGATGGGCAAGAAGAAGCCCGAGGAACTGGCCGCCAACTTCACGATCTTCCAGGCGGGCGCGAGGAAGAACCAGTACTCGGACGAGGCGATCCAGGCGCTGTGGGACGTGCTGGTGCCGTTCGCGGGTTACGCCTTCAACAAGGCCCACTCGTCCGCGTATGGCCTGGTGACCTACTGGACCGCCTATCTCAAGGCGAACTATCCCGCCGAATACATGGCAGCGCTGCTGACCTCGGTCAAGGATGACAAGGACAAGTCGGCCGTCTATCTGAACGAATGCCGGCGCATGGGCATCAAGGTGCTGCCGCCCAATGTGAACGAGTCCGAGTCGAACTTCGCGGCCCAGGGCGACGACGTCATTCTGTTCGGCCTCTCCGCCATTCGGAACGTCGGCACCAATGTGGTCGACTCGATCATTCGTTGCCGGAAGTCCAAGGGGAAGTACGCGACCTTCTCCGATTTCCTCGACAAGGTCGAAGCGGTCGTCTGCAATAAGCGGACCGTCGAATCGCTGATCAAGGCCGGTGCCTTCGATGAGATGGGGCACACGCGCAAGGGTCTCGTCGCCCACCATGAGCCGATGATCGACAATGTGGTGGCGGTCAAGCGCAAGGAAGCCGAAGGGCAATTCGACCTCTTCGGCGGCATGGGCGGAGACGACAGCGCCGACGAGCCCGGTTTCGGTCTCGATGTGGAATTCTCCGACGTCGAATGGGAGAAGTCCTACCTCCTGGCGCAGGAGCGGGAAATGCTCGGACTCTATGTGTCCGACCATCCGCTCTTCGGTATCGAGCACGTCCTGTCGGACAAGAGCGATGCCTCCATCTCCCAGCTCACCGGCGGCGAGCACGCGGACGGCGCGATCGTCACCATCGGCGGCATCATCTCCGGCCTCCAACGCAAGATGACCAAGCAGGGCAATGCCTGGGCCATCGCCACCGTCGAAGACCTCGCCGGCTCCATCGAGTGCATGTTCTTCCCCGCCACCTATCAGCTGGTCTCCACCCAACTCGTCGAGGACACCGTCGTCTTCGTCAAGGGACGTCTCGACAAGCGCGAGGACGTGCCCCGGCTCGTCGCCATGGAGCTCCAGGTGCCCGACCTCTCGTCGGCCGGCACCAATGCGCCCGTGGTGGTGACCATCCCCACGGTCAAGGTGACTCCGCCGATGGTCACCCGGCTCGGTGAGATCCTCAGCCACCACCGGGGCAACACCGAAGTGCGGATCAAGCTCCAGGGGCCTCGCACCACCACCGTGCTCCGGCTCGACCGGCATCGGGTACAGCCCGATCCGGCACTCTTCGGCGACCTCAAGGTGCTGCTCGGCCCCTCCTGCCTCGCCGGCTGA
- a CDS encoding NYN domain-containing protein: MDRCVVLVDAGYLLGAAASLLAGEPARSRITVDHTALIQGLRELAEADTERPLLRIYWFDGAPDRVPQPEHRRLRVMPRVTVRLGALTRSDGRWAQKGVDAAMHAELTELARNRACSDVVLVTGDGDLLPGLMSAKEHGVAVHLWAVQAADGDYNQSEDLVAEADERRVLDRAWITGAVRAKELTGVCAPPPAPRPEIAAILSAPLPESALAASQAAAEPGANGAQPTARDHRPDHAPPPAKGVPTPKDLAGLRASGTGPAPQPPSATLRWSSDKGWVERPHAPALGEPPETASLPTLAQLTSAEQRWADREEDITTVGGDPFEVGQVFARRWMARLSESGHVQKLSTMYPRIPHRIDGELLRYAARFGLLAHKDDQIDEHDRYAIRAGFWREIDVQAAAEHAPAGE, translated from the coding sequence GTGGACCGCTGCGTTGTGCTGGTGGACGCCGGCTACCTGCTCGGTGCCGCTGCGAGCCTGCTCGCCGGTGAACCAGCGCGTTCCCGGATCACCGTCGATCACACCGCTCTCATCCAGGGCCTGCGTGAACTCGCCGAGGCCGATACGGAACGCCCCCTGCTCCGCATCTACTGGTTCGACGGCGCCCCCGACCGCGTCCCACAGCCCGAACACCGCCGGCTGCGGGTGATGCCCAGGGTCACCGTCCGGTTGGGCGCGCTCACCCGGAGCGACGGACGGTGGGCCCAGAAGGGCGTCGACGCCGCGATGCATGCAGAGCTCACTGAACTGGCCAGAAATCGCGCCTGCTCGGATGTGGTGCTGGTCACCGGTGACGGCGACCTCCTGCCCGGTCTGATGTCGGCCAAGGAACACGGTGTCGCGGTCCACCTCTGGGCGGTGCAGGCAGCAGACGGCGACTACAACCAGTCCGAAGACCTCGTCGCCGAAGCCGACGAACGACGCGTCCTGGACCGGGCCTGGATCACCGGAGCGGTACGGGCCAAGGAACTCACGGGAGTCTGCGCCCCGCCCCCCGCTCCCCGCCCGGAGATCGCCGCGATCCTCTCCGCCCCGCTGCCCGAGTCGGCGCTCGCGGCATCGCAGGCGGCGGCCGAGCCGGGGGCCAACGGCGCCCAGCCGACAGCCCGCGACCATCGCCCCGACCACGCCCCGCCCCCCGCCAAGGGCGTTCCCACTCCCAAGGACCTGGCCGGTCTGCGTGCCTCCGGTACGGGCCCCGCGCCCCAGCCGCCGAGCGCCACCCTGCGCTGGTCCTCCGACAAGGGTTGGGTGGAACGCCCGCACGCCCCGGCCCTCGGCGAACCGCCCGAGACCGCATCGCTCCCCACCCTGGCCCAGCTCACCAGCGCCGAGCAGCGCTGGGCCGACCGCGAGGAGGACATCACCACGGTCGGTGGTGACCCCTTCGAGGTGGGGCAGGTCTTCGCCCGGCGCTGGATGGCCCGGCTGTCCGAGAGCGGCCATGTACAGAAACTCTCGACGATGTACCCCCGGATCCCTCACCGCATCGACGGGGAACTGCTGCGCTACGCAGCACGTTTCGGTCTGCTGGCCCACAAGGACGACCAGATCGACGAACACGACCGCTATGCGATCAGGGCGGGATTCTGGCGGGAGATCGATGTCCAGGCGGCGGCGGAACACGCCCCCGCCGGGGAGTAG
- a CDS encoding dienelactone hydrolase family protein — MDIMLLHSAYGLRPAVRAAAERLEAAGHRVWTPDLYQGETFDTVEEGMACKERIGKDELLKRAVLAAAPYSERGLVYAGFSLGASIAQNLALGDTKARGLLLLHGTSDIAPNAAVDELPVQLHIADPDAFEPHDWLTAWYLGMGRTGADVEIYRYPGAGHLYTDPDLPDYDESAAEQTWRVALGFLATLGDS; from the coding sequence ATGGACATCATGCTTCTTCATTCCGCCTATGGCCTGCGGCCCGCCGTCCGTGCGGCAGCCGAGCGTCTTGAAGCCGCCGGTCACCGGGTGTGGACCCCCGATCTGTACCAGGGGGAGACCTTCGACACGGTCGAGGAGGGCATGGCCTGCAAGGAGCGGATCGGCAAGGACGAGCTCTTGAAGCGTGCGGTGCTCGCTGCCGCGCCCTATTCGGAACGCGGTCTGGTGTACGCGGGGTTCTCCCTGGGCGCATCCATCGCCCAGAACCTGGCGCTCGGGGACACCAAAGCGCGCGGACTGCTCCTGCTGCACGGCACCTCGGACATCGCACCGAACGCTGCCGTCGACGAGCTGCCCGTCCAACTGCACATCGCGGACCCGGACGCCTTCGAGCCGCACGACTGGTTGACCGCCTGGTACCTGGGGATGGGGCGTACGGGAGCGGACGTGGAGATCTACCGCTATCCGGGCGCAGGCCACCTCTACACGGATCCCGACCTTCCGGACTACGACGAGAGCGCTGCCGAGCAGACCTGGCGGGTGGCGCTCGGTTTCCTGGCGACGCTCGGGGACAGCTGA
- a CDS encoding DsbA family protein, producing MSARNNKANKAAARERLRQEREAQAKKDKTRRQLIVVGSTIAVLAVAGGISYGVIQSNEPDHWESVSKEKTVTAPKNSDGTNGTNVVIGKPEAKKTLELYEDARCPSCAKFEQGVGETIKKDLAAGKYKVKFVGATFIDNMDQGEGSKNALSAMGAALNVSPEAFSDFKAALYSKEFHPTESKDDFAKDSYLLKVADSVPALKGNAEFKKNVEDGTYDAWAMKMSGAFDKSGVGSTPTLKVDGKKVVVEGTDTPPSTATEFNTAMDRALKG from the coding sequence ATGAGTGCACGCAACAACAAGGCGAACAAGGCCGCGGCCCGGGAGCGACTGCGCCAGGAGCGCGAGGCGCAGGCCAAGAAGGACAAGACGCGTCGGCAGTTGATCGTCGTGGGCTCCACCATCGCCGTACTCGCGGTTGCCGGCGGCATCAGCTATGGCGTGATCCAGTCCAACGAGCCGGACCACTGGGAGTCGGTGAGCAAGGAGAAGACCGTCACCGCGCCCAAGAACAGTGACGGCACCAACGGAACCAACGTCGTCATCGGCAAGCCCGAGGCCAAGAAGACCCTGGAACTGTACGAGGACGCCCGCTGTCCCTCCTGTGCCAAGTTCGAGCAGGGCGTCGGCGAGACGATCAAGAAGGACCTGGCCGCGGGCAAGTACAAGGTCAAGTTCGTCGGCGCGACCTTCATCGACAACATGGACCAGGGCGAAGGCTCGAAGAACGCGCTGAGTGCCATGGGCGCCGCCCTGAACGTGAGTCCGGAGGCGTTCTCCGACTTCAAGGCCGCCCTGTACTCCAAGGAGTTCCACCCCACCGAGAGCAAGGATGACTTCGCCAAGGACTCCTACCTGTTGAAGGTTGCCGACTCCGTACCGGCCCTGAAGGGCAATGCCGAGTTCAAGAAGAACGTCGAGGACGGCACGTACGACGCCTGGGCGATGAAGATGTCCGGCGCGTTCGACAAGAGCGGGGTCGGCAGCACCCCGACCCTCAAGGTCGACGGCAAGAAGGTGGTCGTGGAGGGCACGGACACTCCGCCGTCGACGGCCACCGAGTTCAACACCGCCATGGACCGTGCGCTGAAGGGCTGA
- a CDS encoding ABC transporter ATP-binding protein, translated as MRRLVKTYPAARARRGVPATPEVRATDGISLEVQGGEIFGLLGPNGAGKSTLVRQLTGLMRPDAGSIEVLGHDLVRHPERASRLVGYLGQESTALDELTVALAAETTGRLRGLSIKDARAERDAVLDELGLAELAGRPLKRLSGGQRRLACFATTLVGERPLLVLDEPTTGMDPVARRAVWAAVDRRRAEHGTTVVLVTHNVIEAETVLDRVAVLERGRVIACDTPSGLKEHVAGEVRVELVWRERAPLDVPEVAALRGSAQESGRRWVLRLAPDEARAAVAAVTGGAAFAALDDFTLATPSLEDVYLALGGNAMKGLVKA; from the coding sequence GTGCGACGGCTGGTCAAGACGTACCCCGCTGCGCGTGCCCGCCGTGGGGTGCCCGCTACCCCCGAGGTCCGGGCCACCGATGGAATCAGCCTGGAAGTCCAGGGCGGCGAGATCTTCGGACTGCTCGGCCCCAACGGCGCCGGCAAGTCCACCCTGGTACGTCAGCTGACCGGATTGATGCGCCCGGACGCCGGCAGCATCGAGGTGCTGGGACACGACCTCGTCCGCCACCCGGAGCGCGCCTCCCGGCTCGTCGGCTACCTCGGGCAGGAATCCACCGCACTCGACGAACTGACCGTCGCGCTCGCCGCCGAGACCACCGGACGGCTCCGCGGGCTGTCCATCAAGGACGCCCGCGCCGAACGTGACGCCGTACTGGACGAACTGGGCCTGGCAGAGCTGGCCGGCCGGCCGTTGAAGCGGCTCTCCGGTGGACAGCGGCGCCTGGCGTGCTTCGCGACGACCCTCGTCGGAGAGCGCCCGCTGCTCGTCCTTGACGAACCCACCACCGGTATGGACCCGGTGGCGCGCCGAGCGGTCTGGGCCGCGGTCGACCGCCGCAGGGCAGAGCACGGCACCACCGTCGTCCTGGTCACCCACAACGTTATCGAGGCGGAAACCGTGCTGGACCGGGTCGCCGTACTGGAACGCGGCCGGGTCATTGCCTGCGACACCCCCAGCGGGCTGAAGGAACATGTCGCCGGCGAGGTCCGCGTCGAACTGGTCTGGCGGGAACGGGCACCGCTCGATGTGCCCGAGGTGGCCGCACTGCGCGGCTCCGCACAGGAATCGGGCCGTCGCTGGGTGCTCAGACTCGCCCCCGACGAGGCTCGGGCGGCGGTCGCCGCCGTGACGGGCGGTGCGGCGTTCGCGGCGCTCGACGACTTCACGCTGGCAACCCCCAGCCTGGAGGACGTGTATTTGGCTCTCGGGGGGAACGCGATGAAGGGGCTGGTCAAAGCGTGA
- a CDS encoding ABC transporter permease, translating into MEAVSGQTRVRGRGTPVVAPAPLAPRARLLPALGAVYTAQLSRARVARIPLLFVATFQSIGIMVLMRGVVEGGDEARAVVAGSSVLVVAFVALNLLAQYFGQLRASGGLDHYATLPVPPAAVVLGAAGAYASFTVPGTIVTAIAGSVLFSLPMTHLWILLAVIPLAGAALAGLGAALGLLAPRAELATLLGQLGMSAALLLGVLPADRLPEPISYARDLLPSTYGVEALARTFGPNPDWAAVGFDLAICALVGVVSLTVATWAYRRAAVR; encoded by the coding sequence ATGGAAGCAGTGTCCGGGCAGACGCGGGTCAGGGGACGGGGTACGCCCGTCGTCGCGCCCGCGCCGCTCGCCCCCCGGGCACGGCTGCTGCCGGCGCTCGGAGCGGTCTACACCGCGCAGTTGTCCCGGGCCCGGGTCGCCAGGATTCCGCTGCTGTTCGTGGCGACCTTCCAATCCATCGGGATCATGGTCTTGATGCGGGGCGTCGTGGAGGGCGGGGACGAGGCACGGGCCGTGGTCGCGGGCTCCTCCGTCCTGGTCGTGGCCTTCGTGGCGCTCAACCTCCTCGCCCAGTACTTCGGGCAGTTGCGGGCCAGCGGTGGCCTCGACCACTACGCGACCCTGCCGGTGCCGCCCGCGGCCGTGGTACTGGGTGCGGCCGGCGCGTACGCCTCCTTCACGGTCCCCGGCACCATCGTCACCGCGATCGCCGGCAGCGTCCTGTTCTCGCTGCCCATGACGCATCTATGGATCCTCCTCGCCGTGATCCCGTTGGCCGGGGCCGCGCTCGCGGGGCTCGGGGCGGCACTCGGTCTGCTCGCGCCCCGGGCGGAACTGGCCACCCTGCTCGGGCAACTGGGCATGTCCGCGGCGCTGCTGCTGGGAGTCCTGCCCGCGGACCGACTGCCGGAACCGATCTCGTACGCACGCGATCTGCTGCCTTCCACCTACGGGGTCGAGGCGCTGGCGCGGACCTTCGGACCGAACCCCGACTGGGCTGCCGTCGGGTTCGACCTGGCGATCTGCGCCCTGGTGGGCGTGGTCTCGCTGACCGTGGCGACCTGGGCCTACCGGCGGGCCGCCGTCCGCTGA
- a CDS encoding DUF2252 domain-containing protein — translation MPVLHPAEGTADERGEEILAVFETAFGELLAADPAAFRVKFRKMASSAFAFYRGTASLFYHDLERERPKPYESHPYLDERTSRVWIHGDLHAENFGTYMDSNGRLVFNVNDFDEAYVGPFTWDLKRLAASLALIGYTKALSDGQISELIRVCAAAYRERIHALAAGAKDDDVPPFTLDTAEGPLLDALRVARSLTRFSLLDSMTEIRDFERRFAPGGGSIELDAATRYKVLAAFDGYLETLPESSLTRPDSYRVKDVVGRRGIGIGSAGLPSYNILLEGNSDALENDVVIYMKQAQTPAVSRHIDDLTVRDYFHHEGHRTVISQRALQDHADPWLGWTELDGAGQLVAEVSPYAVDLDWSDIDDLDEIAAVVADLGRATATMHAAADDESGHSLVPFSTERAIDAAIAADEEGFPALLIDFAHQYGARARRDHQIFVDLFRNGRIPGLAGNGIR, via the coding sequence ATGCCGGTTTTGCACCCCGCCGAAGGCACGGCCGACGAGCGCGGCGAGGAGATACTCGCCGTCTTCGAGACCGCGTTCGGTGAGCTCCTGGCCGCCGACCCGGCGGCGTTCCGGGTCAAGTTCCGCAAGATGGCCTCATCGGCGTTCGCCTTCTACCGGGGCACAGCCAGCCTCTTCTACCACGATCTGGAGCGGGAGCGGCCCAAGCCGTATGAGAGCCACCCGTATCTGGATGAGCGCACCAGCCGCGTCTGGATCCACGGCGATCTCCACGCCGAGAACTTCGGCACCTACATGGACTCCAACGGCCGGCTCGTGTTCAACGTGAACGACTTCGACGAGGCGTACGTCGGCCCCTTCACCTGGGATCTGAAGCGCCTCGCGGCCTCGCTGGCGCTGATCGGCTACACCAAGGCACTGAGCGACGGACAGATCAGCGAGTTGATCCGGGTCTGCGCCGCCGCCTACCGCGAGCGCATCCACGCGCTGGCGGCCGGGGCCAAGGACGACGACGTACCGCCGTTCACCCTGGACACCGCGGAGGGTCCGCTGCTGGACGCGCTGCGCGTCGCCCGCTCGCTCACCCGCTTCTCCCTGCTCGACTCCATGACCGAGATCCGCGACTTCGAACGGCGCTTCGCCCCCGGCGGCGGTTCCATCGAGCTCGATGCGGCCACCCGGTACAAGGTGTTGGCGGCGTTCGACGGCTATCTGGAGACGCTGCCCGAATCCAGTCTGACCCGCCCCGATTCCTACCGGGTGAAGGACGTCGTCGGCAGACGCGGCATCGGCATCGGCTCGGCCGGGCTGCCCTCGTACAACATCCTGCTGGAGGGCAACAGCGACGCCTTGGAGAACGACGTCGTCATCTATATGAAGCAGGCGCAGACGCCCGCCGTCTCCCGGCACATCGACGACCTGACCGTACGGGACTACTTCCACCACGAGGGCCACCGCACGGTGATATCCCAGCGAGCCCTTCAGGACCACGCCGATCCCTGGCTGGGCTGGACCGAGTTGGACGGCGCGGGCCAACTGGTCGCCGAGGTCTCGCCCTACGCGGTGGATCTCGACTGGTCGGACATCGACGATCTGGACGAGATCGCGGCGGTCGTCGCCGACCTCGGGCGGGCGACGGCCACCATGCACGCCGCCGCGGACGACGAGAGCGGTCACTCGCTGGTGCCGTTCTCGACCGAGCGGGCCATCGACGCGGCCATCGCGGCCGACGAGGAGGGCTTCCCCGCGCTGCTGATCGACTTCGCCCACCAGTACGGCGCTCGGGCCAGGCGGGACCACCAGATCTTCGTCGACCTCTTCCGCAACGGACGCATCCCGGGCCTGGCGGGGAACGGCATCCGTTAA